One part of the Actinotignum schaalii genome encodes these proteins:
- a CDS encoding antibiotic biosynthesis monooxygenase family protein, protein MTVVKINTISVPEGAGEHFEARFAAREGAVDQRPGFLSFRLLRPLEEGERYLVVTEWESDEDFTAWRTDPAAHPRKMDAARQAPDNAHLGAQLLEFEVVNLPEVEHGQTPQAGFVSIVALSFLPGMEKVIEQRFAARKAAVDAAPGFSFFELWRPVNGVEDYYVVTGWDAQESYDAWAAARERAPHNTADQPKNRGLDVTLHGYAVVQQSTKR, encoded by the coding sequence ATGACCGTCGTGAAAATCAATACTATTTCTGTTCCGGAAGGTGCTGGCGAGCACTTCGAGGCGCGTTTTGCGGCGCGCGAAGGCGCCGTGGATCAGCGGCCCGGTTTCCTGTCCTTCCGGCTGCTGCGCCCGCTGGAAGAAGGGGAGCGCTACCTGGTCGTTACCGAATGGGAATCCGACGAGGATTTCACCGCGTGGCGTACCGATCCGGCCGCGCATCCGCGCAAAATGGATGCCGCCCGCCAGGCTCCCGATAACGCGCACTTGGGTGCGCAGCTGCTCGAATTTGAGGTGGTCAACCTTCCCGAAGTCGAGCATGGGCAGACCCCGCAGGCAGGCTTTGTTTCTATTGTGGCGCTATCTTTCCTCCCCGGAATGGAGAAGGTTATTGAGCAGCGTTTCGCGGCGCGCAAGGCGGCCGTTGATGCGGCGCCCGGATTCTCCTTCTTCGAGCTGTGGCGCCCGGTAAACGGGGTAGAGGACTACTACGTGGTGACCGGCTGGGATGCGCAGGAGTCTTACGACGCCTGGGCCGCGGCCCGAGAACGCGCTCCGCATAACACCGCGGATCAGCCCAAGAACCGGGGCCTGGATGTGACCCTGCACGGGTACGCGGTGGTGCAGCAGAGCACCAAGCGGTAG
- a CDS encoding DUF6688 domain-containing protein has product MPEARKRNFVIQHPYLAQIFLAYAIAIPGYLLYTAYTGQLNLDGLWDPEAFIFLLVFFTILPWVTVYPIILTCYQVIALIIAIRGKPLPVLEAAHDVWTIFLALSFHLALISMRYSVVFYADWSVQLVNDQTHTPIRTGFQPFLLVLCIVCFAAFLYVRLKPISEIPPLLTVLCFACIYLGNAIVIAWTIQTFRPDGPENLILLLPVIAVVLISAKTIIMKIHEFHSQAPRAVQAAQAPQGAQGTEEEREAQEIQATQDSRDAGNTRATGSGVLAYLEKILSQARNWPLLALLGLIPVLGIFLLILVLFGQEPNAAIKAFTETSDWTLSQRISPPNTYYDEHYLCTVAAGGHPAVVKPIRDGVRGGHRITVNRQLLIANAFEQILEEKTPRAHRAIRSFYNRYGFPLSRLIRSRLAADVVWIAMKPLEWLFLAVIYLVDARPEDRIAIQYTGRRREEFTAG; this is encoded by the coding sequence ATGCCTGAGGCGCGCAAACGAAATTTCGTGATCCAGCACCCCTACCTCGCGCAGATTTTTCTTGCCTATGCGATTGCAATCCCCGGATATCTGCTGTACACCGCATACACGGGACAGCTTAACCTAGATGGATTGTGGGACCCCGAGGCATTCATTTTCCTTTTGGTTTTCTTCACTATTCTCCCCTGGGTAACCGTGTACCCGATTATCCTCACCTGTTACCAGGTCATCGCGCTTATCATCGCCATACGAGGCAAGCCGCTGCCGGTTCTGGAAGCAGCGCATGATGTCTGGACTATCTTCCTGGCGCTCAGCTTCCATCTGGCCCTCATCTCTATGAGATACAGTGTGGTCTTTTATGCCGACTGGTCGGTGCAGCTCGTCAATGACCAGACGCATACGCCTATCCGCACAGGTTTTCAGCCATTTCTACTGGTGCTGTGCATTGTCTGCTTCGCAGCTTTCCTCTATGTGCGGCTCAAGCCGATCAGCGAGATTCCGCCACTTCTCACGGTTCTCTGCTTTGCGTGCATCTATCTTGGCAACGCCATTGTTATCGCGTGGACGATTCAGACATTCCGGCCTGACGGCCCGGAGAATCTCATCCTGTTGTTGCCGGTCATTGCGGTGGTGTTGATCTCCGCGAAAACGATCATCATGAAAATCCACGAATTTCATTCCCAAGCACCCCGAGCGGTTCAGGCGGCCCAAGCGCCGCAGGGAGCTCAAGGTACTGAGGAGGAACGGGAGGCGCAGGAGATTCAAGCGACTCAGGATTCCCGAGACGCCGGAAACACCCGTGCGACCGGATCGGGTGTGCTCGCCTACCTGGAAAAGATTCTTTCCCAAGCAAGGAACTGGCCACTGCTCGCCCTGCTTGGCCTGATACCCGTGCTGGGAATCTTCCTGCTTATTCTGGTGCTCTTCGGCCAGGAACCAAACGCCGCCATCAAAGCCTTCACGGAAACAAGCGATTGGACGCTTTCGCAGCGAATCTCCCCGCCCAATACCTACTACGACGAGCACTATTTATGCACCGTGGCAGCCGGCGGTCATCCGGCGGTCGTGAAACCGATCCGGGACGGAGTGCGCGGCGGGCATCGCATTACCGTGAACCGCCAGCTTCTTATCGCGAATGCTTTCGAACAGATTCTGGAAGAAAAGACCCCGAGAGCGCATCGGGCAATCCGCAGCTTTTATAACCGCTACGGCTTTCCACTCTCGCGGTTGATCCGCAGCCGCCTCGCAGCGGACGTCGTATGGATCGCTATGAAACCGCTGGAATGGCTATTCCTGGCAGTTATTTACCTTGTTGATGCCCGCCCGGAGGATCGCATCGCAATCCAGTACACCGGCCGCCGCCGCGAGGAGTTCACTGCCGGGTAA
- a CDS encoding sugar kinase, which produces MSDALTIKSAEETTYDIVSLGEVMLRLDPGAGRIRTTRQFAASEGGGEYNVARGLRRAFQKRGAILTSLVRNEVGLLLEDLILTGGLDTRFIHWVDDDGIGQSARNGLNFTERGFGVRGAVGCSDRAHTAISQLTPEDIDLDYLFGELGVRWLHTGGIYAALSEQASETALAVIKKAKEYGTVVSYDLNYRPSLWNLHGGKARAQEVNKSLAPFVDVMIGNEEDFTACLGLEIEGANENLDNLQVESFHKMIEKAAETFPNFKAIGTTMRQVRSATINDWGAVAWKRDQGFVQATQRDGLEIFDRVGGGDSFASGLIFGLMEYGDVQKAVELGAAHGALAMTTPGDTTMATRAEVENLARGGSARVKR; this is translated from the coding sequence GTGAGCGACGCCCTGACGATTAAATCCGCCGAGGAAACCACCTACGATATTGTCTCCCTGGGTGAAGTGATGCTTCGCCTGGATCCGGGTGCCGGCCGTATCCGCACCACCCGGCAGTTCGCTGCCTCCGAAGGTGGCGGGGAATACAACGTGGCCCGCGGCCTGCGGCGCGCTTTCCAGAAGCGCGGCGCGATCCTCACCTCCCTGGTGCGTAATGAAGTGGGGCTGCTGCTTGAGGATCTGATCCTCACCGGCGGCCTGGATACCCGTTTTATTCATTGGGTCGACGACGACGGCATCGGCCAGTCGGCTCGTAACGGCCTCAATTTCACCGAACGCGGTTTCGGGGTGCGCGGGGCGGTCGGGTGTTCCGACCGGGCCCACACCGCGATTTCGCAGCTCACCCCGGAGGATATCGACCTCGATTACCTCTTTGGCGAGCTCGGGGTGCGCTGGCTGCACACCGGCGGGATTTACGCGGCCCTCTCTGAGCAGGCTTCGGAAACTGCGCTGGCGGTTATTAAGAAGGCCAAGGAATACGGCACCGTCGTATCCTACGACCTCAACTACCGTCCTTCGCTGTGGAATCTGCACGGGGGCAAAGCCCGCGCGCAGGAAGTGAATAAGTCCCTGGCGCCCTTCGTGGATGTCATGATCGGTAACGAAGAGGACTTCACCGCCTGCCTCGGCCTGGAAATCGAAGGTGCAAATGAGAACCTCGATAACCTCCAGGTGGAATCCTTCCACAAGATGATTGAGAAGGCGGCGGAAACCTTCCCGAACTTCAAGGCCATCGGTACCACGATGCGCCAGGTGCGTTCGGCAACCATCAATGACTGGGGTGCGGTGGCATGGAAGCGCGATCAGGGCTTCGTGCAGGCTACCCAGCGCGATGGCCTGGAGATCTTCGACCGCGTGGGCGGCGGCGACTCCTTCGCCTCCGGCCTCATCTTCGGGCTCATGGAATACGGTGATGTCCAGAAGGCAGTGGAACTCGGGGCCGCCCACGGCGCCCTCGCCATGACCACGCCGGGTGATACCACCATGGCCACCCGCGCCGAGGTGGAGAACCTGGCTCGCGGCGGTTCGGCACGCGTCAAGCGCTAA
- a CDS encoding bifunctional 4-hydroxy-2-oxoglutarate aldolase/2-dehydro-3-deoxy-phosphogluconate aldolase produces the protein MSQQLPDVRPFLETHPIVPVVVIDDAVQAPEAARALVAGGIHCAEVTFRTAAGGEAIKAMRDVEGMTVGAGTVLTRAQAETAADLGAKFFVSPGWSAGVADVAADRQIPYLPGVQTATEIMMALEYGATAVKFFPGGEAGGLPMVKALRGPFPNTYFVPSGGVKLANMAEWLSDPAILSVSGSWMIKRDLISSGNFAEITRLSQEASDLAKEIRK, from the coding sequence GTGTCTCAGCAACTTCCAGACGTTCGTCCGTTCCTGGAAACCCACCCCATTGTTCCCGTTGTGGTGATCGACGACGCCGTGCAGGCGCCCGAGGCCGCCCGCGCCCTGGTGGCCGGCGGTATCCACTGCGCCGAAGTGACCTTCCGTACCGCTGCCGGCGGGGAAGCCATTAAGGCGATGCGGGATGTTGAGGGCATGACGGTGGGTGCTGGAACGGTTCTCACCCGGGCCCAGGCGGAAACCGCCGCGGATCTGGGCGCGAAGTTCTTCGTTTCCCCGGGCTGGAGCGCCGGCGTGGCCGATGTGGCCGCCGACCGCCAGATTCCCTACCTTCCGGGCGTGCAGACCGCCACGGAAATCATGATGGCTCTGGAGTACGGTGCCACCGCGGTGAAGTTCTTCCCCGGTGGGGAAGCGGGCGGGCTGCCCATGGTCAAGGCCCTGCGCGGTCCCTTCCCGAATACCTACTTCGTGCCTTCGGGCGGGGTGAAGCTCGCGAATATGGCCGAGTGGCTCTCCGATCCGGCTATCCTGTCCGTTTCGGGTTCGTGGATGATCAAGCGCGATCTGATTTCCTCCGGGAACTTCGCGGAGATCACCCGCCTGTCCCAAGAAGCATCCGATCTAGCTAAGGAGATTCGCAAGTGA
- a CDS encoding AzlC family ABC transporter permease: MPSHVSDVRFGARMAAGAGLGMIPLGMAFGLLVIQYGQPWWLAPALSFFIYSGSAELLAVALISAHAPVLTILLTIFFVNVRHVFYAFSYPIAQLTHPLARMYCVYSLTDETYAITTSHPGVWNQRRLVSLQAVLQACWVGGGLLGVAIGGFLPGQIRGVNFALVALFIVLALDAFHARRDIPGVLGAGLAFLLAQLCAPNALLPVAMSLFALFLVARFVVRTRSKKNDDAAPSRRGTSGEEGEL, encoded by the coding sequence ATGCCTTCCCACGTATCAGATGTACGCTTCGGAGCACGAATGGCCGCGGGCGCCGGCCTGGGGATGATCCCCCTGGGCATGGCTTTCGGACTTCTTGTTATCCAGTACGGCCAACCGTGGTGGCTCGCTCCCGCGCTATCTTTCTTTATTTATTCCGGTTCGGCCGAGCTTCTCGCCGTCGCTCTTATTAGTGCGCACGCACCGGTCCTCACGATTCTCCTCACCATCTTTTTCGTGAACGTGCGTCACGTTTTTTACGCGTTTTCGTACCCCATCGCGCAGCTCACCCACCCGCTCGCCCGCATGTATTGCGTCTACTCCCTCACCGACGAAACCTACGCCATCACCACCTCGCATCCCGGCGTCTGGAATCAACGCCGACTGGTCTCCCTCCAAGCTGTGCTCCAGGCGTGCTGGGTCGGCGGCGGGCTACTGGGAGTGGCGATTGGCGGGTTCCTGCCCGGCCAGATTCGCGGCGTCAATTTCGCGCTCGTCGCCCTTTTTATCGTCCTCGCCCTCGACGCCTTCCACGCGCGCCGCGATATTCCCGGCGTGCTCGGCGCGGGCCTCGCGTTCTTGCTGGCGCAGCTATGTGCCCCGAACGCCCTGCTGCCGGTCGCGATGAGTCTTTTCGCACTGTTCTTGGTGGCGCGTTTCGTGGTGCGCACTCGTTCTAAGAAGAACGACGACGCCGCTCCTTCCCGACGCGGCACATCAGGCGAGGAAGGTGAGCTGTGA
- a CDS encoding FecCD family ABC transporter permease, whose product MLVSRRARFLLLIVLTALLGISVVLGIALGATNIPLSSIFSSLRDMFAGVESGVEQQVITGIRLPRVLLGLATGAGLAICGLITQSLLRNPLGDPYILGISSGASTGAALVIVLGSSHAILASLGITVGAFLGALLAMICVGFLASAGGRITPARIIFAGMAVNYFFSALTSLITVMAKNAAGAKSVVFWMLGSLTSASWNDVRIATTCTALAFALFFLMGRRVDVLNLGDDCARSLGTNPRTYRALLISIVAFTVAVLVSLTGAIGFIGLVIPHLAKLLVGSTTRNTLPVALLAGGILVVVADLCARLIIRPAELPIGILTALVGTPMLMALIKKHAK is encoded by the coding sequence ATGCTAGTAAGTCGGCGAGCGCGCTTTTTGCTGCTCATTGTACTCACCGCACTCCTAGGCATAAGCGTGGTATTGGGTATCGCACTAGGCGCGACCAATATTCCACTATCCTCGATATTTTCCAGCTTGCGCGATATGTTTGCCGGCGTCGAAAGCGGCGTTGAACAACAAGTAATTACGGGCATCCGACTACCGCGAGTTTTGCTGGGATTGGCTACCGGTGCCGGTCTTGCAATATGCGGACTCATCACGCAGTCACTGTTAAGAAACCCGCTCGGCGATCCCTACATCTTGGGTATTTCCTCTGGTGCATCCACCGGTGCCGCACTCGTCATAGTGCTGGGGAGTTCCCACGCAATTCTCGCCTCGCTCGGCATTACAGTGGGTGCATTCCTTGGCGCGCTCCTCGCTATGATCTGCGTGGGATTCCTTGCCAGCGCGGGTGGGCGCATAACCCCGGCGCGAATTATTTTTGCCGGGATGGCGGTAAACTACTTCTTCTCTGCGCTCACCAGCCTCATTACCGTCATGGCTAAAAACGCCGCGGGTGCAAAGTCTGTTGTATTTTGGATGCTCGGTTCACTCACATCGGCGTCGTGGAATGACGTGCGGATAGCGACCACCTGTACAGCCCTCGCGTTCGCATTGTTCTTCCTCATGGGCAGGCGTGTTGATGTGCTCAACCTGGGCGATGACTGCGCTCGTTCTCTCGGCACGAATCCCCGCACCTACCGGGCTCTACTCATTTCAATCGTGGCCTTCACTGTCGCAGTCCTAGTCTCTTTGACTGGAGCCATCGGATTCATCGGGCTGGTTATCCCGCATCTTGCCAAGTTGCTCGTAGGTTCAACCACGAGAAATACCCTTCCGGTGGCCCTGTTGGCGGGCGGGATCCTGGTGGTAGTGGCAGATCTGTGTGCCCGGCTCATTATTCGACCCGCGGAACTTCCCATTGGAATCCTCACCGCTTTAGTAGGAACTCCAATGCTTATGGCCTTAATCAAGAAACACGCAAAATAA
- a CDS encoding mannitol dehydrogenase family protein, whose product MKLNLSSLSQASDYEAAGIQVPAFDVAATQERVRTNPRWVHIGPGNIFRIFLARIADDMLADGKYWPITGVVPMNPAEMEKQLEAFDLLTLGVILSGDKRDTRVIAGLADGLATRREGDFDRLVSIFTNPEMTTVTLTITEKGYVIQDSQGELSEATRADIASDPFANHENTMALLAGLLAHRYQAGGAPINFISADNFSHNGDKLRDSVLQIARGWVERGALSQEFLDWASDDSKVAFPISVIDKITPRPSEEVSEYLTGLGFTDMGIDHLGRTPIAGFVNAEPTEYLIIEDKFAAERPPFEDYGVYITDRETCDKFERMKVTTCLNPLHTALAVSGTVMRFPTIDSEMRDPDLAKMVNILAYDEAMPVVTDPGIIDPKDFVREVLEERFPNSALPDNPARIAMDTSQKIPIRFGVTLQEYQRRGLDMDKLRVIPLVFAVWARYLLGIADDGEEFTPSSDPLLEELQGHLKGIKLSESVDAHAALKPILSNANIFGLDLYTTPLAEKVEALFTKLIAGPGAVRATIHEEIN is encoded by the coding sequence ATGAAACTCAATCTCAGCTCGCTCTCCCAAGCGAGTGATTACGAAGCAGCCGGTATTCAAGTTCCGGCTTTTGATGTGGCCGCAACTCAGGAGCGCGTTCGCACCAACCCGCGCTGGGTGCATATCGGCCCGGGTAATATTTTCCGGATCTTCCTGGCCCGCATTGCGGATGACATGCTGGCGGACGGCAAGTACTGGCCGATCACCGGCGTGGTGCCGATGAACCCGGCTGAAATGGAAAAGCAGCTCGAAGCTTTTGACCTGCTCACCCTAGGCGTTATTCTTTCCGGTGATAAGCGCGATACCCGCGTTATTGCCGGCCTGGCCGATGGTCTGGCCACTCGCCGCGAGGGCGATTTTGATCGGCTCGTCTCCATCTTCACCAACCCGGAGATGACCACGGTTACCCTCACCATTACCGAAAAGGGCTACGTGATCCAGGATTCCCAGGGTGAGCTTTCCGAAGCTACCCGCGCGGATATCGCCTCGGATCCCTTCGCTAACCATGAGAACACCATGGCGCTGCTGGCCGGGCTGCTCGCGCATCGCTACCAGGCGGGCGGGGCACCTATTAACTTCATTTCCGCTGATAACTTCTCCCACAATGGCGATAAGCTGCGCGATTCGGTGCTGCAGATCGCCCGCGGTTGGGTGGAGCGCGGCGCGCTCAGCCAGGAATTCCTGGACTGGGCCAGTGATGACTCCAAGGTTGCTTTCCCGATTTCCGTGATCGATAAGATCACCCCGCGCCCCTCGGAAGAAGTATCGGAGTACCTCACCGGGCTCGGCTTCACCGATATGGGTATTGACCACCTTGGCCGCACCCCGATTGCCGGCTTCGTTAATGCCGAACCCACCGAATACCTCATTATCGAAGATAAGTTCGCGGCCGAACGCCCGCCTTTCGAGGATTACGGCGTGTACATCACCGATCGCGAAACCTGCGATAAGTTCGAGCGGATGAAGGTCACCACCTGCCTCAACCCGCTCCACACCGCACTGGCAGTGTCCGGTACGGTGATGCGCTTCCCGACCATTGATTCGGAAATGCGCGATCCCGATTTGGCGAAGATGGTCAATATCCTCGCCTATGATGAAGCGATGCCGGTAGTAACCGATCCGGGGATTATCGATCCGAAGGACTTCGTGCGCGAGGTTCTCGAGGAGCGTTTCCCCAATAGCGCGCTGCCGGACAATCCGGCCCGTATCGCTATGGATACCTCGCAGAAGATTCCGATCCGTTTCGGTGTCACGCTGCAGGAGTACCAGCGCCGCGGTCTGGATATGGACAAGCTGCGCGTGATCCCGCTCGTTTTCGCGGTGTGGGCACGGTACCTGCTCGGTATCGCGGACGACGGCGAAGAATTCACGCCGTCTTCCGATCCGCTGCTGGAAGAACTCCAGGGGCACCTCAAGGGAATTAAGCTCAGTGAGAGCGTTGATGCTCACGCCGCGCTCAAGCCCATCCTGTCCAATGCCAATATTTTCGGCCTCGATCTGTATACCACTCCGTTGGCGGAGAAGGTCGAAGCCCTGTTCACGAAGCTCATTGCCGGTCCCGGCGCTGTGCGTGCCACTATTCACGAGGAGATCAACTAA
- the uxuA gene encoding mannonate dehydratase gives MKMTFRWYGEGHDPIPLQYIKQIPGVSGIMGTLSYKAAGENWEKDEIKVLIDQVHEAGLECEIIESVNVHEDIKLGLPSRDEYIKNYCTTLENLAEFGVKVVVYNFMPVFDWLRTELAHVNEDGSTCLYYDHSEIEGMTPQDIVNKTAEESGGLTLPGWEPERLAKLDEVMALYQNMTVEKLRENWKYFLDGIIPTCEKVGIKMACHPDDPAWDLFGIPRAYKSLDDIKEILALNDSPMHSLCVCIGSLGSNPSNNVAEILRYVGERGRIAASHLRNVKYLGEKTFKEAAHWSADGDLDMQAAVEAIYDTCPDIYVRPDHGRMIWGEEGRPGYPLYDRALGTQYLLGLWDGIDKMKKAAK, from the coding sequence ATGAAAATGACATTCCGCTGGTACGGCGAAGGTCACGACCCCATTCCGCTGCAGTACATCAAGCAGATTCCGGGCGTGTCCGGAATTATGGGCACCCTGTCCTACAAGGCGGCCGGGGAGAACTGGGAAAAGGACGAAATCAAGGTCCTCATCGACCAGGTTCACGAAGCCGGGCTCGAATGCGAGATCATCGAATCCGTGAACGTCCACGAGGACATCAAGCTCGGCCTTCCCAGCCGTGACGAATACATCAAGAACTACTGCACCACACTGGAGAACCTCGCGGAATTCGGCGTCAAGGTAGTTGTCTACAACTTCATGCCCGTTTTCGACTGGCTGCGCACCGAACTCGCCCACGTGAACGAGGATGGCTCCACCTGCCTGTACTACGATCACTCCGAAATCGAAGGTATGACCCCGCAGGATATCGTCAATAAGACGGCTGAAGAATCCGGCGGCCTCACGCTGCCCGGTTGGGAACCCGAACGCCTGGCCAAGCTGGACGAAGTCATGGCGCTCTACCAGAACATGACGGTGGAGAAGCTGCGTGAAAACTGGAAGTACTTCCTGGATGGCATCATCCCCACCTGTGAAAAGGTCGGCATTAAGATGGCCTGCCATCCGGACGATCCGGCGTGGGATCTCTTCGGTATTCCGCGCGCCTACAAGAGCCTGGATGACATCAAGGAAATCCTGGCCCTCAACGATTCCCCGATGCACTCCCTGTGCGTGTGCATCGGCTCGCTCGGCTCCAACCCGTCCAATAACGTCGCGGAGATCCTGCGCTACGTGGGCGAGCGTGGCCGTATTGCTGCTTCCCACCTGCGTAACGTCAAGTACCTGGGGGAGAAGACCTTCAAGGAAGCGGCCCACTGGTCCGCGGACGGCGACCTCGATATGCAGGCCGCGGTGGAAGCCATTTACGATACCTGCCCCGATATTTACGTGCGTCCCGATCACGGCCGCATGATTTGGGGCGAAGAAGGCCGCCCCGGCTACCCGCTCTATGACCGGGCACTGGGTACCCAGTACCTCCTCGGGCTGTGGGACGGCATCGACAAGATGAAGAAGGCGGCAAAGTAG
- a CDS encoding ABC transporter substrate-binding protein: MRSSKKATALITSVALLTTLGLSACSPKSDSQESPAQSQAEQITVNNCGKEQSFTNNPSKVVSLGVTGIAYLVAAGAEDKVILRANEWGEEPAAWMGGKADNIESLQDPISMEALVSKQPDLVYGGGFESSGLSPDSVIEKKMPAVVDAPECHYFYPDQKENESFDAILGEITMLGKLLGTQDKAKQTTDDLKAKIDKITQDKPGQGRNVSYAYYYGEDEGLYSYGEKGVMGEISKTLDLKTAIDPNYHPHQGPIAEEAFVKSDPDMIIVLLGMGGATKESTMARLEKIPGYKDMKAVKNNQIFFAESAIAYASPTALYGAIELAEQIAK, translated from the coding sequence ATGCGAAGCAGTAAAAAGGCAACGGCTTTGATTACCTCTGTCGCTTTGCTGACAACACTGGGACTATCGGCTTGTTCACCCAAATCGGATAGCCAAGAATCGCCCGCTCAGTCTCAGGCCGAACAGATCACGGTAAATAACTGCGGCAAGGAACAGAGTTTCACAAATAATCCATCGAAAGTGGTTTCCCTCGGCGTTACGGGAATTGCCTACCTGGTAGCAGCCGGCGCAGAAGACAAGGTGATTCTTCGCGCAAACGAATGGGGTGAAGAACCGGCCGCCTGGATGGGCGGTAAGGCCGACAACATTGAGTCACTCCAAGACCCAATCTCGATGGAGGCGCTAGTTTCCAAGCAACCTGACCTAGTTTATGGCGGTGGTTTTGAATCGAGCGGGCTCTCCCCCGATTCGGTCATTGAGAAGAAAATGCCCGCGGTAGTCGATGCCCCGGAGTGTCACTACTTCTACCCAGACCAGAAAGAAAACGAGTCGTTCGATGCAATCTTGGGCGAGATAACGATGCTTGGAAAGCTGTTGGGAACGCAGGATAAAGCCAAGCAAACCACAGATGATCTGAAAGCCAAGATTGATAAGATCACTCAGGATAAGCCCGGACAGGGTCGCAACGTCTCCTACGCCTACTACTACGGCGAAGACGAGGGCCTATACAGTTATGGCGAAAAAGGCGTGATGGGAGAAATCTCGAAAACTCTCGATCTTAAGACGGCCATTGATCCGAACTATCACCCCCACCAAGGCCCCATCGCCGAGGAAGCCTTCGTAAAATCCGATCCGGACATGATTATCGTGCTGCTTGGAATGGGCGGAGCAACCAAGGAATCGACCATGGCACGGTTGGAAAAGATCCCTGGCTACAAAGATATGAAGGCTGTAAAGAACAACCAGATTTTCTTCGCTGAATCGGCCATCGCCTACGCTTCGCCCACTGCGCTGTATGGAGCTATTGAGCTGGCGGAACAAATCGCCAAATAA
- a CDS encoding AzlD domain-containing protein codes for MTGYLLAVLLGSLALMLCLRGVPFLILHPLRRSHLVRALSAWLPVGVLVILALAMVRNEVLPVSAESVLRVGVASAVTILAHELSGRRMLVSLAAGTLTYIGLLAI; via the coding sequence ATGACCGGTTATCTCCTTGCTGTGCTGCTGGGTTCTCTGGCTCTCATGCTGTGCCTGCGCGGGGTTCCTTTCCTTATTTTGCATCCGCTGCGCCGCTCGCACCTGGTGCGAGCCTTATCGGCCTGGCTTCCGGTGGGGGTGCTGGTCATTTTGGCGCTGGCGATGGTCCGCAACGAAGTGCTTCCGGTTTCTGCGGAATCCGTGCTGCGCGTGGGAGTGGCGAGCGCAGTTACGATCCTGGCCCACGAGCTTTCCGGGCGGCGCATGCTCGTTTCCCTGGCCGCCGGCACCCTCACCTACATCGGTCTGCTCGCGATCTAG
- a CDS encoding ABC transporter ATP-binding protein — MNDFPLNAIDATVKFGSYTAVDRVSFKVKPGSILGIAGPNGSGKTTLLRSLFGAQVLTGGTITIEGNPLNKMRASQISKKVSVVSQFEHDTDRMRVEEFVLLGRAPHRTDFQGYSDDDYEIVSQALQRVGMADVKERYFSTLSGGERQRILVARALAQQCPCMLLDEPTNHLDVKYQHQVLSLIREVAHTAVIVLHDLNLVARYCDEVIVMKRGSIVCHGSPSSTLTKELISRVYGVEAIEVYDGDIKQFIFRDGC; from the coding sequence GTGAATGATTTTCCTTTGAATGCTATTGATGCAACTGTGAAGTTCGGTTCCTATACCGCCGTTGACCGGGTTTCCTTTAAAGTGAAGCCAGGCAGCATCCTTGGCATTGCTGGACCGAACGGCTCTGGGAAAACTACCCTACTGCGTTCCCTATTTGGGGCGCAGGTGCTCACCGGGGGAACAATAACAATCGAGGGAAATCCGCTCAACAAAATGCGGGCATCGCAGATTAGCAAAAAGGTATCTGTGGTCTCTCAGTTTGAGCATGACACCGATAGGATGCGGGTAGAGGAGTTCGTCCTGCTGGGGCGGGCTCCTCACCGCACTGATTTTCAAGGCTATTCAGATGACGATTATGAGATAGTCAGCCAGGCCCTTCAGAGAGTTGGCATGGCCGATGTTAAGGAAAGATACTTCTCAACACTTTCAGGTGGAGAGCGCCAACGTATTCTTGTCGCCAGGGCCTTAGCGCAGCAGTGCCCCTGTATGCTTTTGGACGAGCCAACTAACCACCTAGATGTGAAGTACCAGCATCAGGTGCTTTCCCTCATTCGCGAGGTCGCGCATACCGCAGTGATCGTTTTGCACGATCTGAACTTAGTGGCACGTTACTGCGATGAAGTTATCGTGATGAAACGCGGCTCAATCGTTTGCCACGGAAGCCCCTCCAGTACGCTAACCAAGGAACTTATCTCTCGTGTTTACGGCGTGGAAGCTATAGAAGTATACGACGGGGACATCAAGCAGTTCATTTTTCGAGACGGCTGTTAG